A single genomic interval of Nitrospirota bacterium harbors:
- a CDS encoding SIR2 family protein: protein MSNGISLIPEVPDEIRDAVNNGTLAVFIGAGVSRLVGCEGWDALARNLVNRCHREDIINFRESETLSQIPDHKKTITICYHLFNNNHLADVFYKELNMALKEGADIETPNIYNDIERLRGLFITTNADTHFDRLFNPPNILYQSSDFSADRLDSTNLYHIHGSIRDRESLIFTVSAYMQRYTQEPEFGRFLGRIFREYTVLFLGYGVSEFEILDFILRSDPRKKQALSPRHFMLSPFYSGEDNILSYEQAYYNDLGINILGYEKDTNGYRQLIEVIKHWNVEINQVTGYLHNASRLIDEAVE from the coding sequence ATGAGTAACGGCATTTCGCTCATACCTGAAGTCCCGGACGAGATAAGGGATGCCGTTAACAATGGCACCCTGGCTGTCTTTATCGGTGCAGGAGTATCGAGGCTTGTAGGCTGCGAAGGTTGGGATGCGCTTGCCAGAAACCTCGTCAATAGGTGTCATAGGGAAGACATTATTAATTTCAGGGAGAGTGAAACCCTTTCTCAGATTCCCGATCATAAGAAAACGATAACGATTTGTTACCACCTCTTCAACAATAATCATCTTGCAGATGTCTTTTATAAAGAGCTAAATATGGCGTTAAAGGAAGGGGCTGATATTGAGACACCCAATATCTATAACGACATCGAGAGATTAAGAGGCTTGTTTATAACCACGAATGCTGATACTCACTTTGACAGGCTATTTAACCCCCCGAATATTCTTTACCAGTCTTCTGACTTTAGCGCGGATAGATTGGACAGCACAAACCTGTACCATATTCACGGTTCTATCAGGGATAGAGAATCTCTGATATTTACGGTCTCCGCATATATGCAAAGGTATACGCAAGAGCCGGAGTTCGGAAGGTTTCTAGGTCGAATATTTCGAGAGTACACCGTTCTTTTCTTGGGTTATGGTGTGTCAGAGTTTGAAATACTGGATTTTATACTCAGGAGTGATCCCAGAAAAAAGCAAGCACTGTCTCCTCGACATTTCATGCTGTCTCCTTTCTACAGTGGCGAAGATAACATTCTTAGTTACGAGCAAGCATACTATAACGACCTTGGGATTAACATTCTGGGTTATGAGAAGGATACTAATGGGTATAGGCAGCTTATAGAGGTTATTAAACACTGGAACGTGGAGATAAACCAAGTTACCGGGTATCTGCATAACGCTTCTCGACTAATTGACGAGGCGGTGGAGTAG
- a CDS encoding RloB family protein: protein MGTDDLFHKKRIRRDREFDRLLKIRASKDVVLIICEGEKTEPNYFKGIRTILHLNKENIVIHDRSSGSDPLSLVNSAEEEYLKEIKRDPEKQGYDHVFVVFDKDTHGTYNDALQKMAGLSKKHKGKFKAIVSVPCFEFWLLLHFEYTSRQYGASGNNSPCDNVIRDLRAYIPGYAKGSAAVFGTIYPRVDEAIQHAERLEKRQEEAGTDNPSTKVHRLVAYLQGLKDKR, encoded by the coding sequence ATGGGAACGGATGATCTCTTTCATAAGAAGCGCATCAGGCGAGATCGGGAATTCGATCGTTTGCTCAAAATCCGCGCTTCGAAAGATGTCGTTCTCATAATATGCGAAGGAGAAAAGACCGAGCCGAATTATTTCAAGGGGATCAGAACCATATTGCATCTTAACAAGGAGAATATCGTTATCCATGACCGCAGCAGCGGAAGCGACCCCTTGAGCCTCGTCAACAGCGCCGAAGAAGAGTATCTCAAAGAAATCAAAAGAGACCCTGAAAAACAGGGATATGACCATGTCTTCGTGGTTTTCGACAAAGACACGCACGGCACATACAACGATGCGTTGCAAAAGATGGCCGGTTTGAGTAAAAAACACAAAGGGAAATTCAAGGCAATCGTATCTGTCCCTTGCTTTGAGTTTTGGCTCCTGCTCCATTTCGAATATACGTCCCGGCAGTATGGCGCCTCGGGGAATAATTCTCCCTGCGACAATGTAATTCGAGATTTAAGGGCGTATATCCCCGGCTATGCGAAAGGCAGCGCCGCTGTATTTGGAACGATCTATCCCCGTGTAGATGAGGCAATACAACACGCAGAGCGGTTGGAAAAAAGGCAGGAAGAAGCCGGCACGGATAACCCGTCCACGAAGGTGCATCGGCTGGTGGCGTATCTCCAAGGCCTGAAGGATAAAAGGTGA